A region of the Pseudomonadota bacterium genome:
GATGCTGCGCTACGACCGCTATCTCGCCGAGGGTTTCCCCATTGCCACCGGGGTCATCGAAGGGGCCTGTCGTCACCTCGTCAACGACCGCATGGACATCACCGGGGCACGCTGGGGCCTGCGCAGCGCCGAGGCGGTATTGCAGCTCCGGTCGCTGCATTCCAGCGGTGATACGGAGGCCTACTGGGCGTTTCATAAGGCCCAAGAGCAAGAGCGTAACCACCGCTCACGGATGGCAAGTCACCTCTTCAAAGAGGCGGCCTGACGGGCCGAAGCGTCGTTCTAAAAGAACCGCACCCTTCTTTCGTTTCGACATCGTGGACTCCTCCTTCCCAGAAGGTGATGTGTCCACGAAACGGGGTCAACTCCACGTTGCCGGCCTCTACAAGGATAAATAATGGACATCCGGGTATCCTTCTCGCGCAAGCCGCACTGACGTCACTAAGCAAGGGGCTGGAACCAAGTCCCTCTTCCGTCCACGGCGATTAGCGCCGGTAGTACTTACTGGATCGCTCTTCTAAGCCCATAGTGGCGTACTACAGTTCCGCGATCAGGTGCATGGAGGTCAGCCCAGTGAAACGAGCGCTCAGAGCGACCTTGCTAGTCTGCCTAGTACC
Encoded here:
- a CDS encoding ISKra4 family transposase, whose amino-acid sequence is MLRYDRYLAEGFPIATGVIEGACRHLVNDRMDITGARWGLRSAEAVLQLRSLHSSGDTEAYWAFHKAQEQERNHRSRMASHLFKEAA